In a single window of the Pyramidobacter porci genome:
- the pssA gene encoding CDP-diacylglycerol--serine O-phosphatidyltransferase, with product MKKIKLRLHYRKRFRGIPIRNNIPNMITSGNLLCGMLSLILTVRGHYLPAAWLIPCAVFFDFMDGKVARAMGVSSDFGVEFDSLGDVVSFGVAPALLVYSTSLQALPGVIGALIAAFFALCGALRLARFNVVHRPGPFQGLPIPAGGLFLVSIVLAGLIGKVPAWMMGILAAVDGFLMISSVPYGNLKAIKKGFMNKTKLYGLAAFAAIVLIVARQRGLLILISIYLISGIVRFDWGTWLSLPEPQQEEHNS from the coding sequence ATGAAAAAGATCAAACTGCGTCTGCATTATCGTAAGAGGTTCAGAGGAATCCCCATCCGCAACAATATCCCCAACATGATCACCAGCGGCAACCTGCTCTGCGGCATGCTGTCGCTGATCCTCACCGTCCGCGGCCATTATCTGCCCGCGGCGTGGCTGATTCCCTGCGCTGTGTTCTTCGACTTCATGGACGGCAAAGTCGCCCGCGCCATGGGCGTCAGCAGCGACTTCGGCGTTGAGTTCGACAGCCTCGGCGACGTGGTCTCGTTCGGCGTTGCGCCGGCTCTCCTCGTCTACTCCACCTCCCTGCAAGCCCTGCCCGGCGTGATTGGCGCGCTGATCGCGGCGTTCTTCGCGCTGTGCGGCGCCCTGCGGCTGGCCCGCTTCAACGTCGTGCACCGGCCCGGCCCTTTTCAGGGCCTGCCCATCCCCGCCGGCGGCCTGTTCCTCGTTTCCATCGTGCTGGCCGGGCTGATCGGCAAAGTTCCCGCCTGGATGATGGGCATTCTCGCCGCCGTCGACGGCTTCCTGATGATCTCGTCGGTGCCGTACGGAAATCTCAAGGCCATCAAAAAAGGCTTCATGAACAAGACCAAGCTTTACGGCCTGGCGGCCTTCGCGGCGATCGTGCTCATCGTTGCGCGTCAGCGCGGCCTGCTGATCCTGATCTCCATTTATCTGATCAGCGGCATTGTCCGTTTCGACTGGGGAACGTGGCTGTCCCTTCCCGAACCGCAGCAGGAGGAACACAACAGCTGA
- a CDS encoding phosphatidylserine decarboxylase: protein MKFAPDGYFFMSAVAAVTLLLAWLSRWTLIVMLPLAALAFWFFRDPERTPEGAGLVSPADGEVIEICETEHPYTGKALKIGIFMNVFSVHVNRMPSAGTIEYLEYVPGKKWFANADKASLENERMYVGYSSEDGPVLLTQIAGLVARRIVCRLKKGDRLERAQRFGMIKFGSKVDVYLPLSLKCTAKVGQKVTAGQTVVAVRER from the coding sequence ATGAAATTCGCCCCCGACGGCTATTTCTTCATGAGCGCCGTCGCCGCAGTCACCTTGCTGCTGGCGTGGCTGAGCCGCTGGACGCTGATCGTCATGCTGCCGCTGGCGGCGCTGGCGTTCTGGTTCTTCCGCGACCCCGAGCGCACCCCGGAAGGCGCGGGACTGGTCAGCCCCGCCGACGGCGAAGTGATCGAGATCTGCGAGACCGAACACCCCTACACGGGCAAGGCGCTCAAGATCGGCATCTTTATGAACGTTTTCAGCGTGCACGTGAACCGCATGCCCTCGGCCGGAACGATCGAATACCTTGAATACGTCCCGGGCAAAAAATGGTTCGCCAACGCCGACAAGGCGTCGCTGGAGAACGAACGCATGTACGTGGGGTACTCGTCCGAAGACGGCCCCGTGCTGCTGACCCAGATCGCCGGACTGGTCGCGCGCCGCATCGTCTGCCGCCTGAAAAAAGGCGACCGGCTCGAACGGGCGCAGCGCTTCGGCATGATCAAGTTCGGCAGCAAAGTCGACGTTTATCTTCCCCTTTCGCTGAAATGCACGGCGAAAGTCGGCCAGAAAGTCACGGCCGGGCAGACGGTCGTCGCCGTCAGAGAGCGGTAA
- the gyrA gene encoding DNA gyrase subunit A, which yields MEEQEMGRVIPNPLVPEIKRSYLDYAMSVIVGRALPDARDGLKPVQRRVLYGMLGLGIRHNQAYKKSARVVGEVMGKYHPHGDASIYDTMVRLAQPWNLRYPLVDGQGNFGSVDGDGAAAMRYTEARFAELGELMLQDIDEDTVDWGPNFDESLKEPLTLPSLVPNLLVNGSTGIAVGMATNMPPHNLGEVVDALCCLIDRPEAELGELMNYLPGPDFPTGGIIMGREGIVDAYRTGRGKITVRGRCVVEEGKRRTSVVITEIPYMVNKTTLIEGIAKCVQEHSIDGVADLRDESDRQGLRIVLDLNRDGDPELVQRQLYNRTLMQSTFGVINLTLVDQRPVELGLKSMLEVFLDYRRGVVRRRTAFRLAKAQEREHIIEGLCRALDMIDEVIRIIRGAQTTEEASRGLIEQLQFSEKQAQAILDMRLQRLTGLERDKLMAEMAQLLADIARYKEILADAKVLDGVIRDELTELRHKFGDKRRTEIQLHVESTSDSYEDLMPEENIVITLSKDGYLRRSLLKDYNVQNRGGKGRRGANLHEEDQVAGMVVTTTHNDVLLFTSRGRVFAIKGHMVPETKSGKGRKVEQFISLSEGETVVEILGRFPENCSTVVLITRRGIAKRMDKSELQNLTRAGRQIMTLDDGDDIARIRCTNGLDDLFLVSSMGRGLRISEDEIRTMGRSARGVKAMKLGKDDEIISCEVIAGNSRILLVSQHGIGKITSYDEFSVHHRATGGQRAMRIGDRTGRLAVANTVFPGDEVALMTAGGNIIRLAVDSIPQLGRDAAGSILIRPENGDEVANVSLIHKEDLVQSGGFRAADPAPAPQRPVEPTLPFGDDDDDNGGLEFEDVPGAVLDAPDAGAPAGPGREPEKED from the coding sequence ATGGAAGAACAGGAGATGGGACGGGTCATACCGAATCCGCTCGTCCCGGAAATAAAAAGGAGCTATCTCGACTACGCGATGAGCGTCATCGTCGGCCGCGCGCTGCCCGACGCCCGCGACGGGCTCAAGCCCGTGCAGCGCCGCGTGCTGTACGGCATGCTGGGGCTGGGCATCCGCCACAATCAGGCGTACAAAAAGTCGGCGCGCGTCGTCGGCGAAGTCATGGGCAAGTACCACCCGCACGGCGACGCCTCGATCTACGACACGATGGTACGCCTGGCGCAGCCGTGGAACCTCCGCTATCCGCTTGTGGACGGGCAGGGAAACTTCGGCTCCGTCGACGGCGACGGCGCGGCTGCCATGCGTTACACCGAGGCCCGTTTCGCCGAACTCGGCGAGCTGATGCTGCAGGACATCGACGAAGACACCGTCGACTGGGGACCGAACTTCGACGAATCGCTGAAGGAACCCTTGACGCTGCCCAGTCTGGTACCCAATCTGCTCGTCAACGGCAGCACCGGCATCGCCGTCGGCATGGCCACCAACATGCCGCCCCACAACCTTGGTGAAGTGGTCGACGCGCTCTGCTGTCTGATCGATCGCCCGGAGGCGGAACTGGGCGAGCTGATGAATTATCTGCCCGGCCCCGACTTCCCCACCGGCGGCATCATCATGGGGCGCGAAGGTATCGTGGACGCCTACCGCACCGGCCGCGGCAAGATCACCGTCCGCGGACGCTGCGTCGTCGAAGAAGGGAAACGCCGGACCAGCGTCGTCATCACGGAAATCCCCTACATGGTCAACAAGACCACGCTGATCGAGGGCATCGCCAAGTGCGTGCAGGAACATTCCATCGACGGCGTCGCGGATCTGCGCGACGAGTCGGACCGCCAGGGACTGCGCATCGTCCTCGATCTGAACCGCGACGGCGATCCCGAACTCGTGCAGCGTCAGCTATACAATCGCACGCTGATGCAGAGTACCTTCGGCGTCATCAATCTGACGCTCGTCGATCAGCGCCCCGTCGAGCTCGGACTGAAAAGCATGCTCGAAGTGTTCCTCGACTACCGCCGCGGCGTCGTGCGCCGCCGCACCGCCTTCCGCCTCGCCAAAGCCCAGGAGCGCGAACACATTATCGAGGGCCTGTGCCGCGCGCTGGACATGATCGATGAAGTGATCCGCATCATCCGCGGCGCCCAGACCACTGAAGAAGCCAGCCGCGGCCTGATTGAACAGCTCCAGTTCTCGGAAAAGCAGGCCCAGGCCATCCTCGACATGCGTCTGCAGCGCCTTACCGGACTGGAGCGCGACAAGCTGATGGCGGAGATGGCGCAGCTGCTGGCAGACATCGCCCGTTACAAGGAAATCCTCGCCGACGCCAAAGTGCTCGACGGCGTCATCCGCGACGAGCTCACGGAGCTGCGCCACAAGTTCGGCGACAAGCGCCGCACCGAGATCCAGCTCCACGTCGAGAGCACGTCCGACTCCTACGAGGACCTGATGCCCGAGGAGAACATCGTCATCACGCTGAGCAAAGACGGCTATCTGCGCCGCTCGCTGCTCAAGGACTACAACGTGCAGAACCGCGGCGGCAAGGGGCGCCGCGGCGCCAACCTGCACGAGGAGGACCAGGTCGCCGGCATGGTGGTCACCACCACGCACAACGACGTGCTGCTGTTCACCAGCCGCGGCCGCGTCTTCGCCATCAAGGGGCACATGGTCCCCGAGACGAAATCCGGCAAAGGACGCAAGGTCGAACAGTTCATCTCGCTGAGCGAAGGCGAAACGGTCGTGGAGATCCTCGGACGGTTCCCCGAGAATTGCAGCACCGTCGTGCTGATCACGCGCCGCGGCATCGCCAAGCGCATGGACAAGAGCGAGCTGCAGAACCTCACGCGCGCCGGGCGTCAGATCATGACGCTCGACGACGGCGACGACATCGCGCGCATCCGCTGCACCAACGGCCTCGACGACCTGTTCCTCGTCAGCAGCATGGGGCGCGGCCTGCGCATCAGCGAGGACGAGATCCGCACCATGGGCCGTTCCGCCCGCGGCGTCAAAGCCATGAAACTCGGCAAAGACGACGAGATCATCTCCTGCGAAGTGATTGCCGGCAACAGCCGCATCCTGTTGGTCAGCCAGCACGGCATCGGCAAGATCACGTCCTACGACGAGTTCTCGGTGCACCATCGCGCCACCGGCGGCCAGCGCGCCATGCGCATCGGCGACCGCACCGGCCGGCTGGCCGTGGCCAACACGGTCTTTCCCGGCGACGAAGTGGCGCTGATGACGGCCGGCGGCAACATCATCCGCCTCGCCGTCGACTCGATCCCGCAGCTGGGACGCGACGCCGCAGGTTCCATCCTGATCCGCCCCGAAAACGGCGACGAAGTCGCCAACGTCTCGCTGATCCACAAGGAAGACCTCGTCCAAAGCGGAGGGTTCCGCGCCGCAGACCCCGCGCCGGCCCCTCAGCGCCCCGTCGAGCCGACGCTGCCTTTCGGCGACGATGACGACGACAACGGCGGTCTGGAATTCGAAGACGTTCCCGGCGCCGTCCTCGACGCGCCGGACGCCGGCGCTCCCGCCGGTCCCGGCCGCGAGCCCGAAAAGGAGGACTAA
- a CDS encoding DUF554 domain-containing protein, with translation MNLWQTIPLYGSVVNVLAVVAGSLAGYALRRHVNEEIMRLPMQCLGVFTVSIGMGMALKTQNLLIVVFSLCAGSIVGGLLDIDGRIELAAGRIQKRFKSLDSNFSQGVMAATLIFCVGSMAVLGSFEEGLGGYPALLLTKSMMDGLMSVALAASLGLSVAFSAVPVFVYQGTLTLAARFIQPLMTEAAAREMTAAGGVMLIGVGLSILGLVKMKLMNALPALVVAVALARIFLR, from the coding sequence TTGAACCTGTGGCAGACAATTCCCCTGTACGGATCGGTCGTAAACGTGCTGGCGGTCGTGGCCGGCAGTTTGGCGGGCTACGCGCTGCGCCGTCATGTCAATGAGGAGATCATGAGACTGCCGATGCAGTGCCTTGGCGTGTTTACCGTTTCCATCGGCATGGGCATGGCGCTGAAGACGCAGAACCTGCTGATCGTGGTCTTCAGCCTCTGTGCCGGTTCGATCGTCGGCGGCCTGTTGGACATCGACGGCCGCATTGAACTCGCTGCCGGCAGAATACAAAAGCGTTTCAAGAGTTTGGATTCGAATTTTTCGCAGGGCGTCATGGCGGCCACGCTGATTTTTTGCGTCGGATCGATGGCCGTGCTCGGCTCTTTCGAAGAAGGACTGGGCGGCTATCCGGCGCTGCTGCTGACCAAGTCGATGATGGACGGCTTGATGTCGGTGGCGCTGGCGGCGTCGCTGGGGCTCAGCGTCGCTTTTTCGGCCGTGCCCGTGTTCGTCTATCAGGGCACGCTGACGTTGGCCGCGCGCTTCATCCAGCCGCTCATGACCGAAGCGGCGGCACGCGAGATGACGGCGGCCGGCGGCGTCATGCTCATCGGCGTCGGCCTGTCGATCCTCGGCCTGGTCAAGATGAAGCTGATGAACGCTCTGCCGGCCCTCGTCGTCGCCGTGGCGCTGGCGCGGATCTTTCTGAGGTAG
- a CDS encoding DUF2156 domain-containing protein, with protein MNEVYRPLDVSQYGKYREFWLRCDEYSSDMSFVILWAWQDFFGYEASWEPELIWLRQTKPDLKWLAPVGDWRRADWAEQLRAHVGDEADFIDVPRSLVRIWQEQLGAKIAAVDDRDSYEYLYNVEELATLAGNKHMKRRNRVNKFRREFNAQYKTLTPEMTEEIKNLQRSWTHDENEFMTKMLTAEGEGILRVLDHWPEMGLIGGAVELDGRLIAYTLAEPVTPELIMIHYEKGLPDYHEVYQVINKDFLFHDARSYKIANREEDMGDPGLRHAKLAYLPCGYVEKCNVHWNANA; from the coding sequence GTGAACGAAGTTTATAGACCTTTGGACGTGTCTCAATACGGCAAGTACAGGGAATTTTGGTTGCGATGCGACGAATATTCGTCGGACATGAGTTTTGTGATCCTCTGGGCGTGGCAGGATTTCTTCGGCTACGAGGCGAGTTGGGAGCCCGAACTGATCTGGCTGCGCCAGACCAAGCCCGATCTGAAATGGCTGGCTCCCGTGGGCGACTGGCGCCGCGCCGACTGGGCCGAACAGCTGCGGGCGCACGTGGGCGACGAGGCCGATTTCATCGACGTGCCCAGATCGCTCGTCAGGATATGGCAGGAACAGCTGGGCGCGAAGATCGCGGCCGTGGACGACCGCGACAGCTACGAGTACCTCTACAACGTCGAAGAACTGGCGACGCTGGCCGGCAACAAGCACATGAAGCGCCGCAACCGCGTCAACAAGTTCCGCCGCGAGTTCAACGCCCAGTACAAGACGCTGACGCCGGAGATGACCGAGGAAATCAAAAATCTGCAAAGATCCTGGACTCACGACGAGAACGAGTTCATGACCAAGATGCTGACCGCCGAGGGCGAAGGCATCCTGCGCGTGCTCGATCATTGGCCGGAGATGGGGCTGATCGGCGGCGCCGTCGAGCTGGACGGCCGGCTGATCGCCTACACGCTGGCCGAACCGGTCACGCCCGAGCTGATCATGATCCATTACGAAAAAGGCCTGCCCGACTACCACGAAGTCTATCAGGTCATCAACAAGGATTTCCTGTTCCACGACGCCCGCAGCTACAAGATCGCCAACCGCGAGGAAGACATGGGCGATCCCGGCCTGCGCCACGCCAAGCTGGCCTATCTGCCCTGCGGCTACGTGGAGAAATGCAACGTCCACTGGAACGCCAACGCCTGA
- a CDS encoding SIR2 family NAD-dependent protein deacylase, translated as MTLQEQARRCAEMILDSRDTAVVSGAGLSTAAGIPDFRGPQGIYRRADVEADKLFDINYFERDPSYYYRFHRECERMLARIEPTFTHKFLARLEAEGRLSGIVTQNFDGLHEAAGSKTIYQIHGTIRRAHCTTCGGYYGYDAVNTMLETADVPICHCGGVIKPDIVFFGESVKYLTECERLCSRAELLFVLGSSLNVVPAAFLPRLCRGKIVVVNRGEVSADYLPPSRITLRVDADLDAFFRAVETELKNVR; from the coding sequence ATGACGTTGCAGGAACAGGCGCGCCGCTGCGCCGAAATGATCCTCGACTCCCGCGACACGGCCGTTGTCAGCGGCGCGGGGCTGTCGACCGCGGCGGGGATCCCCGACTTCCGCGGGCCGCAGGGAATTTACCGGCGGGCCGACGTGGAAGCCGACAAACTCTTCGACATCAATTACTTCGAACGCGATCCGTCGTATTACTATCGTTTTCACCGCGAATGCGAGCGCATGCTGGCCCGCATCGAGCCGACTTTTACGCACAAATTCCTCGCCCGTCTCGAAGCCGAGGGCCGATTGAGCGGCATCGTCACGCAGAATTTCGACGGCCTGCACGAGGCCGCCGGGTCGAAAACGATCTACCAGATCCACGGCACGATCCGCCGCGCCCACTGCACCACATGCGGCGGATATTACGGCTACGACGCCGTCAACACAATGCTCGAGACGGCCGACGTGCCGATCTGCCATTGCGGCGGCGTGATCAAGCCCGACATCGTCTTCTTCGGCGAGAGCGTCAAATACCTGACGGAATGCGAGCGGCTCTGCTCGCGCGCCGAGCTGCTCTTCGTGCTCGGCTCGTCGCTCAACGTCGTGCCGGCGGCGTTCCTGCCCCGGCTCTGCCGCGGCAAAATCGTGGTCGTCAACCGCGGCGAAGTGTCCGCCGACTATCTGCCGCCGTCGCGCATCACCCTGCGCGTCGACGCCGACCTCGACGCCTTCTTCCGCGCCGTCGAGACAGAGCTCAAAAACGTGCGATAA
- a CDS encoding GIY-YIG nuclease family protein translates to MPDYYNYILRCADGTLYSGSTVDPHKRLAAHNAGRGGAYTRPRRPVRMIALWQWPDKSAAMSAECRVKRLTREEKLALIAGKISLPEGKRLPSARLPKAERARKNRASAAAENISKG, encoded by the coding sequence ATGCCGGATTATTACAATTACATCCTCCGCTGCGCCGACGGCACGCTGTACAGCGGCTCCACCGTCGATCCCCATAAGCGCCTGGCCGCTCACAACGCCGGCCGGGGCGGCGCGTACACGCGCCCGCGCCGCCCCGTGCGCATGATCGCCCTCTGGCAATGGCCGGACAAAAGCGCGGCCATGAGCGCCGAATGTCGCGTCAAGCGCCTGACGCGGGAAGAAAAGCTGGCGCTGATCGCCGGAAAGATTTCGCTGCCGGAGGGAAAAAGGCTTCCCTCAGCGCGGCTGCCGAAGGCGGAAAGGGCGCGGAAAAACCGCGCTTCCGCCGCGGCCGAAAACATTTCGAAAGGGTGA
- a CDS encoding MFS transporter: MFANRSVFAWCLYDTGHCAFATVVMAVVLPVYYQNVVAAGGKWALSSWGYASSIALLLSALLTPVVGTYVDGRPLKKKFLLAFAALGIAASAALCLSGRGTWLYTLSCMVLGTVGLSVASVCYDALLTFVAPPGAMDRVSTLGYGVGYLGGGVLLALDMLLIARFGEPGVKMSFLSVALWWSAAAAVLAAWVPEPPAAGNAPSGLGQTLRALAHSWTELKQYPEALRFMVSFWLYNDGIGTIVRMAAVFGAGLGISQNHLVGAMLATQFVGVPFALVFARLAEKSGSKRAVMIALSWYAIVAVGAMFITQNWHFWLMAVAVGMVQGGSQAISRSIYASMLPAGRSGHFFGLYNVSSKFAGIVGPALCGFVAQATGSLRLAVGVIALNFIAGMAILAGVDVDKGRARVAAQ, from the coding sequence ATGTTCGCAAACCGTTCCGTCTTCGCCTGGTGCCTTTACGACACCGGACACTGCGCCTTCGCCACCGTCGTCATGGCCGTGGTGCTGCCCGTCTATTATCAGAACGTCGTCGCCGCGGGCGGCAAGTGGGCGCTGTCGTCATGGGGCTACGCTTCTTCGATCGCGCTGCTCCTTTCGGCCCTGCTCACGCCCGTCGTGGGCACGTATGTCGACGGCCGGCCGCTGAAGAAAAAATTCCTGCTGGCTTTCGCCGCGCTCGGCATCGCCGCCTCGGCCGCGCTGTGCCTCTCGGGGCGGGGGACGTGGCTGTACACGCTCTCCTGCATGGTGCTGGGCACGGTCGGCCTCTCGGTGGCGTCGGTGTGTTACGACGCGCTGCTCACGTTCGTCGCGCCGCCGGGCGCGATGGACCGCGTTTCCACGCTCGGCTACGGCGTCGGCTATCTCGGCGGCGGCGTGCTGCTGGCCCTCGACATGCTCCTGATCGCCCGCTTCGGCGAGCCGGGCGTGAAGATGTCGTTCCTCTCGGTCGCGCTCTGGTGGTCCGCCGCCGCGGCCGTGCTCGCGGCCTGGGTGCCCGAGCCGCCGGCCGCCGGCAACGCGCCCTCGGGGTTGGGACAAACGCTGCGCGCGCTGGCGCACAGCTGGACGGAGCTGAAGCAGTACCCCGAGGCGCTGCGCTTCATGGTGTCGTTCTGGCTCTACAACGACGGCATCGGCACCATCGTCCGCATGGCCGCCGTGTTCGGCGCCGGCCTGGGTATCTCGCAGAATCATCTCGTCGGCGCCATGCTGGCGACGCAGTTCGTCGGCGTGCCCTTCGCGCTCGTTTTCGCCCGTCTGGCGGAAAAATCCGGCAGCAAGCGCGCCGTCATGATCGCGCTCTCCTGGTACGCGATCGTCGCCGTCGGTGCCATGTTCATCACGCAGAACTGGCATTTCTGGCTGATGGCCGTCGCCGTCGGCATGGTGCAGGGCGGATCGCAGGCCATCAGCCGCTCGATCTACGCCTCGATGCTGCCCGCCGGACGCAGCGGTCATTTCTTCGGCCTCTACAACGTCTCCAGCAAATTCGCCGGCATCGTCGGCCCGGCGCTGTGCGGCTTCGTCGCCCAAGCGACGGGTTCGCTGCGTCTGGCCGTGGGCGTGATCGCGCTGAACTTCATCGCCGGCATGGCGATCCTCGCGGGCGTGGACGTGGACAAGGGACGCGCCCGCGTCGCCGCGCAGTGA
- a CDS encoding deoxycytidylate deaminase, whose amino-acid sequence MSYQRPDWESYFMTLALVAATRSTCLRRQVGAVIVRDGQIISTGYNGAPKGTPHCFETGCLRTKLGIPSGERHEICRGSHAELNAIAQAASVGVSTAGASLYCTHSPCSFCTKAVINAGIRRVVYLYSYPDELAENLRREAGLAAEHFPPERLGCIADCLDRARLSLGDRNAAKEGCSCC is encoded by the coding sequence ATGTCTTATCAGCGTCCCGACTGGGAAAGTTACTTCATGACCCTCGCGCTGGTCGCCGCGACGAGAAGCACCTGCCTGCGCCGTCAGGTCGGCGCCGTGATCGTCAGGGACGGGCAGATCATCAGCACGGGCTACAACGGCGCGCCCAAAGGCACGCCGCACTGTTTCGAGACGGGGTGCCTGCGCACCAAACTGGGCATCCCCTCGGGAGAACGGCACGAGATCTGCCGCGGCTCGCACGCCGAGCTGAACGCCATCGCCCAGGCGGCGTCGGTCGGCGTTTCCACGGCCGGCGCTTCGCTGTACTGCACCCATTCGCCCTGTTCCTTCTGCACCAAGGCGGTCATCAACGCCGGCATCCGCCGCGTCGTCTATCTTTATTCCTATCCCGACGAACTGGCGGAGAATCTGCGCCGCGAAGCGGGACTCGCCGCCGAACACTTTCCGCCCGAACGCCTCGGCTGCATCGCGGACTGCCTCGACCGGGCGCGTCTCAGCCTCGGCGACCGAAACGCTGCAAAGGAGGGCTGCTCATGCTGCTGA
- a CDS encoding MBL fold metallo-hydrolase RNA specificity domain-containing protein: MLLKFCGAAKEVTGSNYLLEAGGHRFLVDCGMHQGEREEANVDPFPYAAGSIDAVLLTHAHIDHSGRIPKLVKEGFRGKIYATLPTIELTEILWDDSVRLMREDAEWQSAKNARRGLPPAEPIYGQEEADAAKKLFTPVNYDSRLEILPGVSARFRDAGHILGSAILEILIEEEGRIVRIVFSGDLGPMQTVMGRAPAEITDADYVVIESTYGNREHKDNQQTRDEFQTLMKDIFAKKKGKVFIPTFVVDRAQRIMYELELLRGQGVGAGMPVFFDSPMGVKVSKLYESHLDLLSQEIQTYRRDGGNPFSSEDIQYVSTREESQAVNNRDFGVVMAGSGMCNGGRIVHHLKNGIWNPDNHVVFVGYQAHGTLGRRIVDRAKTVRIAGEAVNVNAQIHTIGGFSAHADRTDLLGWAERFRPTMPKFFVTHGEAEAAESLAEALKTRGFEALVPELEQEVALVPREAGQKLSEAIADAKAAPLPEKIAETETPADPGGAAVTGEKGVPAAKSEAAASSSAVEKPLTKEQKKTAEKKARRANRRAVKALEDIGDQMREIYEKAGSGELAAESQPLLDAVAVLLDSVIAQSGRNAAKN, from the coding sequence ATGCTGCTGAAATTCTGCGGCGCCGCCAAAGAAGTGACCGGCTCCAACTATCTGCTCGAAGCCGGCGGACATCGTTTCCTCGTGGACTGCGGCATGCATCAGGGCGAACGGGAAGAGGCCAACGTCGATCCGTTCCCCTACGCCGCCGGCTCGATCGACGCGGTGCTGCTGACGCACGCGCACATCGACCACTCCGGCCGCATTCCCAAGCTGGTCAAGGAAGGCTTTCGCGGCAAAATTTACGCGACGCTGCCGACCATCGAACTGACCGAGATCCTCTGGGACGACTCGGTGCGCCTCATGCGCGAGGACGCCGAATGGCAGAGCGCCAAAAACGCCCGCCGCGGCCTGCCGCCGGCGGAGCCCATCTACGGCCAGGAAGAGGCCGACGCCGCCAAAAAACTGTTCACGCCCGTCAATTACGACTCGCGCCTCGAGATCCTCCCCGGCGTGTCGGCCCGCTTCCGCGACGCCGGGCACATCCTCGGCAGCGCCATTTTGGAAATCCTCATCGAGGAAGAAGGGCGCATCGTGCGCATCGTCTTCTCCGGCGACCTCGGCCCCATGCAGACCGTCATGGGACGCGCGCCCGCGGAGATCACCGACGCGGATTACGTCGTCATCGAGTCCACTTACGGCAATCGCGAGCACAAAGACAATCAGCAGACTCGCGACGAATTCCAGACGCTGATGAAGGACATCTTCGCCAAAAAGAAAGGCAAGGTGTTCATCCCCACCTTCGTCGTCGACCGAGCCCAGCGCATCATGTACGAGTTGGAACTGCTGCGCGGCCAGGGGGTGGGCGCCGGAATGCCGGTGTTCTTCGACTCGCCGATGGGCGTCAAAGTGAGCAAACTTTACGAGAGCCATCTCGACCTGCTGTCGCAGGAGATCCAGACCTACCGCCGCGACGGCGGCAATCCCTTCTCCAGCGAGGACATCCAGTACGTTTCCACGCGCGAGGAATCGCAGGCCGTCAATAACCGCGACTTCGGCGTGGTCATGGCCGGCAGCGGCATGTGCAACGGCGGGCGCATCGTCCACCACCTCAAAAACGGCATCTGGAACCCCGACAACCACGTCGTCTTCGTCGGGTATCAGGCGCACGGCACGCTGGGGCGCCGCATCGTCGACCGCGCCAAGACCGTGCGCATCGCCGGCGAAGCCGTCAACGTCAACGCGCAGATCCACACCATCGGCGGCTTCTCGGCCCACGCCGACCGCACCGACCTGCTCGGCTGGGCCGAGCGCTTCCGTCCCACCATGCCGAAGTTCTTCGTCACCCACGGCGAAGCCGAAGCTGCCGAGAGCCTGGCCGAGGCGCTGAAAACGCGCGGCTTCGAGGCCCTGGTGCCCGAACTCGAACAGGAAGTGGCGCTCGTGCCTCGCGAAGCCGGGCAGAAGCTCAGCGAAGCGATCGCCGACGCCAAAGCCGCGCCGCTTCCCGAGAAGATCGCCGAGACCGAGACGCCCGCCGACCCCGGCGGCGCGGCCGTTACCGGAGAAAAAGGCGTGCCTGCCGCAAAAAGCGAAGCGGCGGCTTCGAGCTCCGCCGTGGAAAAGCCGCTGACGAAAGAGCAGAAGAAAACAGCCGAGAAAAAGGCGCGCCGCGCCAACCGCCGCGCCGTGAAAGCCCTCGAAGACATCGGCGACCAGATGCGCGAGATCTACGAAAAGGCCGGCAGCGGCGAACTTGCGGCCGAATCGCAGCCCCTGCTCGACGCCGTCGCCGTGCTGCTCGACTCGGTCATCGCCCAGTCGGGCAGGAACGCGGCGAAGAATTAG